GAAATTGTAAAAGATACAGGGATTTTTGCTTCTGATAAAAATATTATTTATAAAACAAATGAGCAATTATTTGATGATAGTGAATATAAACTGGTTGTTAATTTTCCTAATCCTGAAGATAATGTTTATGCAACTACCGAATTAATAAAAAATTTTAGCGTACAAGATTATTTTGGAAGAAATGATTCAATTAAAAAACCGTTGAGAGTTGGCGATAGAAGTTATATACAACCAATTGTATGGTTAGAAGGTAATTTTACAAGAGCTTATTATATAACTTTATATTTCCAATATTTTGAAATTGCCCCCCCCGATACAACAGAATATACAATTAGTTGGTCATTTCCAACAATTGTTGATGAAGAAGTTTATGATGCTGCTGATAATGTGATCAGAGATAGAATGAGAGTATATATAAGCGGGGATGCTTTTTTTCAATTTATTGCTACTTCTATTCCTGTTAAACAGGATATTAAAAGACTTGTGGGAGATATTGAAATAGAATTTGTTTTAGCGAGTGATGATTTTTATACATATATAGTAACTCATAAACCAAGTTCAGGAATATCGCAGGAAAACCAATTTTTTACAAATATAGAAAATGGAGTTGGAATATTTTCATCAAGGTTTAACAAGCCAATAAAAAATATTTATCTGGATGATAGATCTAAAGACAGCCTTGCCATGGGCAGATTTACAAAAATGCTTAAATTCCCCGATAGATATGGCCGCTGGTTGTATTAAAATAATAAAGCCTTATAACACTAATTAGAGTCCGTCCATAAAGTCAGTGTTTAGTTCAGAATTTTCGTTTTTGAGGCTTGTACAGTCAAAAAAAGCGGAGTTTACTGATGTAATTGAGCATTTTTTTGACAAGCGTAACGAAAAAAACGAACATTATGGACAAACACTAATTAATTTATAAAAACCTGTCATAGTCCGTAGGACATGACAGAGTTTGTGAAATTCAACAAACTATACCAATTGTAATACTAAAATAGTCTAATAAAATTAGACTATATTGAATGTCCAACCGGTATTAATACCCACCTAACAGAGTTTAAACTAATTTCCTGAGGCGAAAATAAATTTCAGGGTTAACAATTTAGTCAACATTGACTAAAAATATGCCTTTTTGTCATTTCCTAAAATAAATTATTACGTTCATTTTAAGTTTATACGACAATATTACACATTTTTCTTATGGCATAATACTTGTATTTTTTTTATAGCTAAAAATGAAATAATAATAAAAAAAATATTAAAATGAGCAAAATAATAGGAATAGATCTTGGAACAACTAATTCATGTGTTTCCGTAATGGAAGGAAACGAACCTGTTGTTATTCCAAATAGCGAGGGAAAACGAACCACTCCTTCAATTGTTGCATTTATTGAAAATGGTGAAAGAAAAGTTGGTGATCCTGCTAAACGTCAGGCAATTACAAATCCTGAAAAAACGGTTTTTTCTATAAAAAGATTTATGGGTGAAACTTTTGATAATGTTACAAAAGAAGTAAATAGAATTCCGTATAAAGTTATTAAAGGAGAAAATAATACACCAAGAGTAAAAATAGGTGACAGAAAATATTCTCCACAGGAAATATCGGCTATGATTCTTCAAAAAATGAAAAAAACAGCCGAAGATTATCTTGGACAAGAAGTTACAGAAGCAGTTATTACAGTCCCTGCGTATTTTAACGATTCTCAACGTCAGGCAACTAAAGAAGCGGGAGAAATAGTCGGTTTAAAAGTAAAAAGAATAATTAATGAACCAACAGCAGCTTCTTTGGCATACGGATTAGATAAAAAAAATAAAGATATGAAAATCGCTGTGTTTGACCTTGGTGGTGGAACATTCGATATTTCAATACTTGAACTAGGCGATGGTGTATATGAAGTAAAATCAACAAACGGAGATACTCATCTTGGTGGTGATGATTTTGACCATGTAATTATAGATTGGCTTGCTGAAGAATTCCTTAAAGATGAAAATATAGACCTTAGAAAAGATCCAATGGCTCTTCAAAGATTAAAAGAAGCTGCCGAAAAAGCAAAAATAGAACTTTCAAGTTCAACAAGTACAGAAATAAACTTGCCATATATAATGCCGGTTGATGGAATACCTAAACACTTAGTTAAAACATTAACAAGAGCAAAATTCGAACAATTATCAGATAAACTCATACAAGCAGTTATTGGTCCTTGTAAAAAGGCTTTGTCTGATTCAGGCATTAAAACATCTGAAATTAATGAAATACTTTTGGTAGGAGGTTCAACAAGAATTCCTGCTATTCAAAACATAGTTGAAAAATTCTTCGGAAAAGAACCATCAAAAGGTGTAAATCCTGACGAAGTAGTGGCTGTAGGTGCTGCTATTCAAGGAGGGGTTTTAACAGGCGAAGTAAAAGATGTACTTTTACTGGATGTTACACCGCTTTCATTAGGTATTGAAACACTTGGTAGTGTAATGACAAAATTGATTGAAGCAAATACAACCATCCCAACTAAGAAAATGGAAACTTTTACAACTGCTGTCGATAATCAACCTTCAGTTGAAATTCATGTATTGCAGGGAGAACGTTCAATGGCAAAAGATAATAAAACAATAGGACGATTCCATTTAGACGGTTTACCACCGGCACCAAGAGGGATACCTCAAATTGAAGTTACTTTTGATATTGACGCTAATGGTATATTAAATGTTTCTGCAAAAGACAAAGCCACTAGTAAAGAACAAAATATTAGAATTGAGGCTTCATCAGGATTAAGTGATGATGAAATTAAAAAAATGAAAGCAGAAGCGGAAGCTAATGCAGAAGAAGATAAAAAAGTAAAAGAAAAAATTGATAAAATTAATGCTGCTGATAGTCTGATATTCCAAACAGAAAAACAACTCAAGGAATTTGGCGATAAACTTCCTG
This genomic interval from Bacteroidales bacterium contains the following:
- the dnaK gene encoding molecular chaperone DnaK gives rise to the protein MSKIIGIDLGTTNSCVSVMEGNEPVVIPNSEGKRTTPSIVAFIENGERKVGDPAKRQAITNPEKTVFSIKRFMGETFDNVTKEVNRIPYKVIKGENNTPRVKIGDRKYSPQEISAMILQKMKKTAEDYLGQEVTEAVITVPAYFNDSQRQATKEAGEIVGLKVKRIINEPTAASLAYGLDKKNKDMKIAVFDLGGGTFDISILELGDGVYEVKSTNGDTHLGGDDFDHVIIDWLAEEFLKDENIDLRKDPMALQRLKEAAEKAKIELSSSTSTEINLPYIMPVDGIPKHLVKTLTRAKFEQLSDKLIQAVIGPCKKALSDSGIKTSEINEILLVGGSTRIPAIQNIVEKFFGKEPSKGVNPDEVVAVGAAIQGGVLTGEVKDVLLLDVTPLSLGIETLGSVMTKLIEANTTIPTKKMETFTTAVDNQPSVEIHVLQGERSMAKDNKTIGRFHLDGLPPAPRGIPQIEVTFDIDANGILNVSAKDKATSKEQNIRIEASSGLSDDEIKKMKAEAEANAEEDKKVKEKIDKINAADSLIFQTEKQLKEFGDKLPADKKEPIEKALANLKEAHKNQDLDAIDKATQELNSVFQAASEEMYKASQSQQAQQDTAQGEEQKTEKKDDSEVTDVDFEEVK
- a CDS encoding DUF4249 family protein codes for the protein MKKIFLINIILITIFASCSTELDVNAEWDEIPVIYCLLNQNDSVHYVRINKSFMGNEDAYVMAAESDSLYFNNIEVFLERWKNNSRIEIISLEITTEIVKDTGIFASDKNIIYKTNEQLFDDSEYKLVVNFPNPEDNVYATTELIKNFSVQDYFGRNDSIKKPLRVGDRSYIQPIVWLEGNFTRAYYITLYFQYFEIAPPDTTEYTISWSFPTIVDEEVYDAADNVIRDRMRVYISGDAFFQFIATSIPVKQDIKRLVGDIEIEFVLASDDFYTYIVTHKPSSGISQENQFFTNIENGVGIFSSRFNKPIKNIYLDDRSKDSLAMGRFTKMLKFPDRYGRWLY